A window from Hymenobacter volaticus encodes these proteins:
- a CDS encoding YncE family protein: MKPFFAFSSAPIRVLLGTTAALGLFACDPDSDPDPTQPIAATKTVFVVNEGNFMKSNAEISSFSKTTALVSKSLFSAINNRPLGDVAQSMAAQDSTGYIVVNNSNKLEVVNLRTFRSLATISNLKLPRYFAAASANKGYVTETVSYSGVPGQVSIVDLKTNTVTKSISVGKQPETLLVVGNRLYVANGGENTVTVINTTTDVVEGTITVGDSPNSLVLDRNNKLWVLNGGKVVYDASYNVDYTKTTKGSLSSITPGQLTATTRELATNLSQPGRLTTNGPKDKLYYTFQSGVYTLGINDAKLPTTPIIKRSLYGLGIDPQDNTIYGGVSNSFSGAGQVVRYQSTGARIDSFNVSVGPNSFLFY; the protein is encoded by the coding sequence ATGAAACCATTCTTCGCGTTTTCAAGCGCGCCCATTCGGGTGCTACTAGGCACTACTGCTGCCTTGGGCCTATTTGCCTGCGACCCGGACTCCGACCCAGACCCAACCCAGCCCATTGCAGCTACCAAAACAGTATTTGTGGTAAATGAAGGCAACTTCATGAAGTCAAACGCTGAAATCAGCTCCTTCAGTAAGACGACGGCGTTAGTGTCTAAGAGCTTGTTTTCCGCAATTAACAACCGGCCTTTAGGTGACGTGGCGCAAAGCATGGCCGCGCAAGACAGTACAGGCTACATTGTGGTTAATAACAGCAACAAGCTGGAAGTGGTGAACCTGCGCACATTCCGGTCGTTGGCTACCATTAGCAACTTGAAACTACCCCGGTATTTTGCGGCTGCTTCCGCCAACAAAGGCTATGTAACAGAGACAGTATCGTATTCGGGAGTACCGGGCCAGGTATCGATAGTTGATTTGAAAACCAATACGGTTACAAAGTCTATTAGCGTGGGCAAACAGCCGGAAACGTTACTGGTGGTTGGCAACCGGCTGTATGTAGCAAACGGCGGCGAAAACACGGTGACAGTTATCAATACGACCACCGATGTAGTAGAAGGCACCATCACCGTAGGCGATTCACCGAACAGCTTGGTCTTGGACCGCAACAACAAGCTATGGGTATTGAACGGCGGCAAGGTAGTCTACGACGCTAGCTACAATGTCGATTATACTAAGACCACCAAAGGCAGCTTGTCGAGCATCACTCCAGGGCAGCTGACGGCCACAACCCGTGAGCTAGCAACGAATCTGTCCCAGCCCGGCCGCTTAACCACCAACGGTCCCAAAGACAAGCTCTATTACACGTTCCAAAGCGGCGTATACACTCTAGGGATTAATGATGCCAAGCTACCAACTACTCCCATTATTAAGCGCAGCTTGTATGGTTTAGGCATAGACCCGCAAGACAACACTATCTATGGCGGCGTGTCTAACTCATTTAGCGGGGCAGGTCAAGTAGTCCGCTATCAAAGTACCGGCGCCCGTATTGATTCCTTCAATGTCAGTGTAGGCCCGAATAGCTTCTTGTTCTACTAA
- a CDS encoding TonB-dependent receptor, with protein sequence MQQLPNVRVPGIRLSRFAVGSRILTLDSTALAPYRSGTLTDALSARTPLYLRNYGPGQLSTITMRGTSAQHTAVLWNGFNIMLPTLGQNDFALLPVSGNSRVDVQPGPAASLYGSGAVGGTILLSSPVQWGAGLRGAVQVEGGSFGLRAGNLESSFSNEKLALRTSIFYRQTQNNFFYNSPEIGGIVRRRQENASLWQASIAQDLTLRVGQRGEVTAALWLTDADRHLQPAIGAANSNAQERDQSRRLTAGYRLVGTRHEWAVRGAWFEDILDYRDDSNGLSASRVRTTQAQAEHTWNFTSTASVRVGVEAQHFAAQVDGYGPAPLTEQRYAGYGLVRYDPWPRLQLSLNVRQAVLPDRRVPLTPTAGLKWQLFETESQTLQFKGNVSRSYRAPTLNDRYWRPGGNPDLLPEVGLGYETGLVHTLTNTPAHFSLQTELTAYQQLVDNWVQWTPLATGTWSPRNLRQVRARGLEASSQLTWKPGAYRLVARVAYNFTQSEKVSGTVYDTDPTNRQLPYVPLHTAAFSTDHHWRRWEASSTLTFTGFRYTDASSPDFLPSYFLLNTTLGRTLLLYPGWKLTALVQAYNLTNSNYQSYQNRAMPPLYATASLRLAWR encoded by the coding sequence GTGCAACAGCTACCCAACGTGCGAGTGCCCGGCATTCGGCTTAGCCGGTTCGCAGTAGGCAGCCGTATCCTCACGCTGGATTCAACGGCTCTAGCACCGTACCGTAGCGGCACCTTGACTGATGCCTTGTCGGCACGCACTCCGCTTTACCTCAGAAACTACGGCCCAGGGCAACTGAGCACCATCACGATGCGCGGCACCTCCGCGCAGCACACAGCTGTGCTTTGGAATGGCTTTAACATCATGCTGCCCACTCTGGGGCAAAATGACTTTGCGCTGCTTCCTGTAAGTGGCAATTCGCGGGTTGATGTGCAGCCGGGGCCAGCGGCGAGTTTGTATGGTTCAGGGGCTGTAGGGGGCACCATCTTGCTGTCGTCGCCGGTGCAGTGGGGCGCGGGGTTGCGGGGCGCGGTGCAGGTGGAAGGGGGTAGCTTTGGGCTGCGAGCCGGCAACCTAGAAAGCAGCTTCAGCAACGAGAAACTGGCACTGCGCACTAGTATATTCTACCGTCAAACGCAAAACAACTTCTTCTACAACTCGCCTGAAATTGGAGGAATTGTACGGCGCCGACAAGAAAACGCTAGTCTTTGGCAAGCCAGTATAGCGCAGGATTTAACGCTACGCGTAGGGCAACGCGGCGAGGTGACGGCTGCTCTGTGGCTCACGGATGCCGACCGCCACTTACAACCCGCTATTGGGGCCGCGAACAGCAATGCCCAGGAACGAGACCAAAGCCGCCGACTGACGGCTGGCTACCGCCTAGTTGGCACCCGGCACGAATGGGCAGTGCGCGGCGCTTGGTTTGAGGACATATTAGATTACCGCGACGACTCCAATGGCTTAAGTGCTTCAAGAGTACGAACCACCCAAGCCCAAGCCGAGCACACGTGGAACTTCACTTCTACTGCGTCGGTGCGAGTGGGGGTGGAAGCGCAGCATTTTGCCGCCCAAGTAGATGGCTACGGTCCGGCGCCCCTCACCGAGCAACGCTACGCTGGCTATGGCCTTGTGCGCTACGACCCGTGGCCGCGGCTTCAGCTTTCGCTGAACGTGCGCCAAGCGGTGCTTCCCGACCGCCGAGTACCCCTCACTCCTACTGCCGGCTTGAAGTGGCAGCTTTTCGAAACAGAAAGCCAGACTCTGCAATTTAAAGGCAATGTCTCACGCAGCTACCGTGCCCCTACCCTCAACGACCGATACTGGCGGCCCGGCGGCAACCCCGACTTATTACCTGAAGTTGGGCTTGGCTACGAAACCGGCCTCGTCCATACGCTTACAAATACACCGGCTCACTTTAGTTTACAAACCGAGCTAACAGCCTATCAGCAATTGGTAGACAACTGGGTGCAATGGACGCCATTGGCTACGGGTACATGGTCGCCGCGGAATCTTCGGCAGGTACGGGCACGGGGTCTTGAAGCCAGTAGCCAACTCACATGGAAGCCGGGCGCTTATCGGCTCGTGGCGCGGGTAGCCTACAACTTCACGCAATCGGAAAAAGTAAGCGGCACTGTGTACGATACCGATCCTACCAACCGGCAGCTTCCATATGTGCCCTTGCATACGGCGGCCTTCAGCACCGACCACCACTGGCGGCGGTGGGAAGCCAGTAGCACGCTCACATTCACCGGATTTCGCTACACCGATGCTTCCAGCCCAGATTTTCTACCCTCTTACTTCCTGCTGAACACGACACTGGGACGCACGCTGCTGCTTTACCCCGGATGGAAACTGACGGCTTTGGTGCAAGCCTACAACCTAACCAATAGTAACTACCAGAGCTACCAGAACCGGGCCATGCCGCCTCTGTATGCTACCGCCAGTTTGCGTCTTGCTTGGCGCTGA
- a CDS encoding AraC family transcriptional regulator, giving the protein MKTTLLHIKNMVCPRCVEAVRNLLEQAGYHPTEVTLGHAQLDKDTPADPAAVAPILREAGFDVLMGRAEQMTEQIKGALAEYLEHLRTARMPLTTSAFLTDRFAATYSHLSKVFSRTANLTIEKYLIRLKIEQVKEMLSYGEMTLSEIADQMRYSSGQHLSNQFRQVTGRSVSEFRRDLMPKRMSLDQLA; this is encoded by the coding sequence GTGAAAACAACACTGCTCCATATTAAGAACATGGTTTGCCCACGCTGCGTGGAAGCCGTCCGCAACCTACTCGAACAAGCTGGCTACCACCCGACGGAGGTAACCCTAGGCCACGCCCAGCTCGACAAGGATACTCCTGCCGACCCTGCTGCTGTGGCGCCTATCTTACGTGAAGCGGGTTTTGACGTGCTCATGGGCCGGGCCGAACAAATGACCGAACAAATCAAAGGGGCTTTGGCGGAATACTTGGAGCACTTGCGCACGGCGCGTATGCCCCTTACTACCTCGGCTTTCTTGACTGACCGTTTTGCGGCTACCTACTCTCACTTGAGCAAGGTGTTCTCACGGACGGCTAACCTGACCATCGAGAAATATCTGATTCGGTTGAAAATCGAGCAGGTAAAAGAAATGTTGAGCTACGGCGAAATGACGCTCAGCGAAATTGCCGACCAAATGCGCTACAGCAGCGGCCAGCACCTAAGCAACCAATTCCGCCAGGTTACGGGCCGTTCCGTAAGCGAATTCCGCCGCGACTTGATGCCCAAGCGTATGTCGCTCGACCAACTGGCGTAA
- a CDS encoding GNAT family N-acetyltransferase yields the protein MSSPLLITVARRNAATAAQLAALGHQTFHETFAPDNRPEDMAAYLTANFSAEKQLAELEDANTLFLLARMQQELVGYTKLRFNSLLGLEPGKEPDQRVEVERLYVREDWIGTGLGASMMRRVIEEARQKACRSVVLGVWEKNSRAIEFYRRFGFKVIGQHEFMLGTDKQTDLIMRKGL from the coding sequence ATGTCGTCTCCGCTCCTCATCACTGTTGCTCGTCGTAATGCGGCCACGGCAGCTCAACTCGCCGCATTAGGCCATCAAACCTTTCACGAAACCTTTGCCCCCGATAACCGCCCGGAGGATATGGCGGCTTATTTAACTGCCAACTTCAGTGCTGAGAAGCAATTGGCGGAGCTTGAAGATGCTAATACCTTGTTCTTGTTGGCCCGAATGCAGCAAGAGTTAGTAGGATATACCAAGCTGCGCTTTAACTCTCTACTTGGACTGGAACCCGGTAAAGAGCCCGACCAACGCGTCGAAGTTGAGCGGCTATATGTGCGAGAAGATTGGATTGGCACAGGTTTGGGGGCTTCTATGATGCGTCGTGTTATTGAGGAGGCTCGGCAGAAAGCTTGCCGCTCGGTAGTACTCGGCGTATGGGAAAAGAACAGCCGTGCTATTGAGTTTTATCGGCGCTTTGGGTTTAAGGTCATTGGGCAGCACGAATTCATGCTTGGCACCGACAAACAGACCGACCTAATTATGCGCAAAGGCTTGTAG
- a CDS encoding B12-binding domain-containing radical SAM protein, giving the protein MSSLRILLVTPPLTQLNTPYPATAYLKGFLGGRGYSNVTQADLGLELVLKLFSENGLRRVFTEIEAGNFELSDNARRMLRLQRSYLSTIGPVVRFLQNKDNTLAPRICHSRFLPEASRFDNVADLEAAFGTMGLTDQARHLATLYLEDLGDLIKETVGPQFGFSRYAEKLAMSATTFDAMHEALQSQPNLLDQMLLELLDEIIGRVQPDVVGFTVPFPGNLYGALRLAGRIKEISPATKTLMGGGYPNTELRQIQEPRFFDYVDYLTLDDGEGPWLRLLEHIEQEKQRLILADAGFTETSHALAQAYSAGNSAQDTSTLSFTSQHESTVVKFQRTFLRNAAGEVEYRNYPHPDIPHPEVGTPDYSDLPLSEYLSVIEVLNPMHRLWSDGRWNKLTVAHGCYWKRCSFCDVTLDYISRYETAPATLLVDRIEQIIAQTGQTGFHFVDEAAPPLALRDLAIELLKRRVSITWWGNIRFEKTFTPDLCRLLAASGCIAVSGGLEVASDRLLALMEKGVTIAQVARVTDGFTQAGIMVHAYLMYGFPTQTAQETVDSLEVVRQLFAAGIVQSGYWHRFSMTAHSPVGKNPAKYQVVPIGPEPGPFAWNDLWHDDPTGTDHEQFGPGLAKALYNYLHGVALQEPLSFWFDFRVPKTTVPRQLIQQALQDPGKPDFAKQNQRLFWLGNTPELRQESGKKGPRAVLTFYEQAEDFEVTVPAVLGPWLQELLTTLTQDYDAKLLLKDAARTFPTGHSFQQFLDSPAWLLLREKGLLIL; this is encoded by the coding sequence GTGTCTTCTCTTCGCATCCTGCTCGTTACGCCGCCGCTCACGCAGCTAAACACGCCTTACCCGGCCACTGCTTACCTAAAAGGCTTCTTGGGCGGGCGCGGCTACTCCAACGTAACGCAGGCCGATTTGGGGTTGGAACTCGTGCTAAAGCTGTTCTCCGAAAACGGTCTGCGACGGGTATTCACTGAAATTGAAGCCGGCAATTTCGAACTGAGCGACAACGCCCGCCGGATGCTACGGCTTCAGCGCAGTTACCTCAGCACCATCGGGCCGGTTGTTCGTTTCCTCCAGAACAAGGATAATACTCTCGCACCCCGCATTTGCCACAGCCGGTTCCTGCCCGAGGCCAGCCGCTTCGATAATGTGGCTGATCTGGAAGCTGCCTTCGGCACGATGGGTCTCACCGATCAGGCCCGGCACTTGGCTACGCTGTACTTGGAAGACCTCGGCGACCTAATCAAGGAAACTGTAGGCCCACAATTCGGCTTCTCGCGCTACGCCGAAAAGTTGGCTATGTCGGCTACCACTTTCGATGCGATGCACGAGGCGCTGCAAAGCCAACCTAACCTGCTCGACCAAATGCTCTTGGAGTTGCTGGATGAGATAATAGGGCGCGTGCAGCCCGATGTAGTTGGCTTTACGGTTCCTTTTCCCGGCAACCTCTACGGGGCGCTCCGGTTGGCCGGCCGCATTAAGGAAATCAGTCCGGCCACCAAAACGCTGATGGGCGGCGGTTATCCGAACACCGAGCTGCGCCAGATCCAAGAGCCTCGCTTCTTCGACTACGTCGATTACTTAACCCTCGACGATGGCGAAGGTCCGTGGCTGCGGCTCTTGGAACACATCGAACAGGAGAAGCAACGCCTCATTTTAGCTGATGCTGGTTTCACCGAAACCTCGCACGCACTGGCGCAAGCGTATTCTGCTGGTAATAGTGCGCAGGATACCTCTACTTTATCTTTCACTTCTCAGCATGAGAGTACTGTAGTAAAGTTTCAACGTACTTTTTTGCGTAATGCAGCGGGCGAGGTAGAATACAGGAACTATCCTCACCCCGATATTCCGCACCCCGAAGTAGGAACGCCCGATTACTCGGATCTGCCATTGAGCGAGTATCTATCGGTGATTGAGGTACTCAACCCCATGCACCGCCTTTGGAGCGACGGGCGCTGGAACAAGCTCACGGTAGCCCACGGCTGCTACTGGAAACGTTGCTCGTTCTGCGACGTGACCCTAGACTATATTTCGCGCTACGAGACGGCGCCTGCTACTTTACTCGTTGACCGTATCGAGCAGATCATAGCGCAGACCGGGCAAACGGGTTTTCACTTCGTGGATGAGGCCGCCCCTCCCCTCGCGCTGCGCGACCTAGCTATTGAGTTGCTTAAGCGGCGGGTTAGCATCACGTGGTGGGGCAATATTCGCTTCGAGAAAACCTTTACTCCCGATTTGTGCCGACTGCTTGCCGCCTCGGGCTGCATTGCCGTATCGGGTGGGCTGGAAGTAGCGTCGGATAGGCTACTAGCGTTAATGGAAAAGGGCGTCACGATTGCGCAGGTGGCCCGCGTAACGGATGGCTTCACGCAGGCAGGTATTATGGTGCATGCCTACCTGATGTATGGCTTTCCCACCCAAACTGCCCAAGAAACCGTGGATAGCCTGGAAGTAGTACGACAGCTATTTGCGGCGGGCATCGTGCAGAGTGGTTACTGGCACCGCTTCTCGATGACGGCCCACTCGCCGGTAGGCAAAAATCCCGCGAAGTACCAAGTAGTGCCCATCGGCCCCGAGCCTGGCCCCTTTGCCTGGAACGACCTGTGGCACGACGACCCCACCGGCACCGACCACGAACAGTTCGGGCCCGGTTTGGCCAAGGCGCTTTACAATTACTTGCATGGCGTGGCACTGCAAGAGCCTTTAAGCTTTTGGTTCGACTTTCGGGTTCCGAAGACCACGGTTCCGCGTCAACTTATTCAGCAGGCCCTCCAAGACCCCGGCAAACCAGATTTCGCCAAGCAGAATCAGCGCTTGTTCTGGCTTGGCAACACCCCCGAGCTGCGGCAAGAATCTGGCAAGAAAGGCCCGCGTGCGGTGCTTACCTTCTACGAGCAAGCCGAAGACTTCGAGGTTACCGTACCGGCGGTTCTTGGCCCGTGGCTGCAAGAATTGCTTACCACTCTAACGCAGGACTATGACGCCAAGCTTCTGTTGAAAGACGCGGCTCGCACGTTCCCTACAGGGCACTCGTTCCAACAGTTCCTCGATTCGCCGGCGTGGCTGTTGTTGCGAGAGAAGGGGCTTCTAATTCTCTGA
- the ahcY gene encoding adenosylhomocysteinase has translation MVETKTTAYVPYKVKDMSLAEWGRKEIRLAEAEMPGLMALREEFGASKPLKGARIAGCLHMTIQTAVLIETLIVLGADVTWSSCNIFSTQDHAAAAIAAAGIPVYAWKGMNEEEFNWCIEQTLFFGDKREPLNMILDDGGDLTNMVLNQYPELAAGIKGVSEETTTGVLRLFERVKNGSLLFPAFNVNDSVTKSKFDNKYGCKESAVDAIRRATDVMMAGKVAVVAGYGDVGKGTAASLAGAGARVIVTEIDPICALQAAMDGYAVKKLTNAVKEADIVVTATGNCDILTGEHFRALKDKAIVCNIGHFDDEIDMAWLNKNYGHTKDTIKPQVDLYNIDGKELIILAEGRLVNLGCATGHPSFVMSNSFTNQTLAQLELWQNADKYEKQVYTLPKHLDEKVARLHLAKIGVELDELTPKQADYIKVSVEGPFKSDLYRY, from the coding sequence ATGGTTGAGACCAAAACCACGGCTTACGTTCCGTACAAAGTAAAAGATATGAGCCTCGCTGAGTGGGGCCGTAAGGAAATTCGTTTGGCTGAAGCTGAAATGCCCGGCCTGATGGCATTGCGCGAGGAGTTTGGCGCATCGAAGCCGCTGAAAGGTGCACGTATCGCCGGTTGCTTGCACATGACTATTCAAACGGCTGTGCTCATCGAAACCCTGATCGTGTTGGGCGCTGACGTGACGTGGTCGTCGTGCAATATCTTCTCTACACAAGACCACGCTGCTGCTGCTATTGCTGCTGCTGGCATTCCAGTGTATGCCTGGAAAGGTATGAATGAAGAGGAGTTCAACTGGTGCATCGAACAGACGCTATTCTTCGGCGACAAGCGCGAGCCTCTGAACATGATCCTCGACGACGGTGGCGACCTCACCAACATGGTCCTCAACCAATATCCTGAGCTAGCAGCCGGCATCAAAGGTGTTTCCGAAGAAACTACCACCGGTGTACTGCGCTTGTTCGAGCGGGTGAAGAACGGCTCTTTGCTGTTCCCTGCCTTCAACGTAAACGACTCGGTTACCAAGTCGAAGTTCGACAACAAGTACGGCTGCAAAGAATCAGCTGTTGACGCTATCCGTCGGGCTACCGATGTGATGATGGCTGGTAAAGTAGCGGTAGTAGCTGGCTACGGCGACGTAGGAAAAGGTACGGCCGCTAGCTTAGCTGGTGCCGGCGCTCGTGTTATTGTAACCGAGATTGACCCGATCTGCGCCCTGCAAGCTGCTATGGATGGTTACGCTGTGAAGAAGTTGACCAACGCAGTGAAGGAAGCTGATATCGTAGTAACCGCTACCGGTAACTGCGACATCCTAACCGGTGAGCACTTCCGCGCTCTGAAAGACAAGGCTATCGTCTGCAACATTGGCCACTTCGACGATGAAATCGACATGGCGTGGTTGAACAAGAACTATGGCCACACCAAAGACACTATCAAGCCACAGGTTGACTTGTATAACATCGATGGCAAAGAGCTGATCATTCTAGCTGAAGGCCGCCTTGTGAACTTGGGCTGCGCCACGGGTCACCCTTCTTTCGTAATGTCGAACTCCTTTACCAACCAAACGTTGGCTCAGTTGGAACTGTGGCAGAACGCCGATAAGTACGAGAAGCAAGTATATACCTTGCCTAAGCACCTCGACGAGAAAGTTGCCCGCCTTCACCTCGCCAAGATTGGTGTTGAGTTGGACGAGTTGACGCCTAAGCAAGCCGATTATATCAAAGTATCGGTGGAAGGTCCATTCAAGTCTGACCTGTACCGTTACTAA
- a CDS encoding DNA-3-methyladenine glycosylase: protein MITNPTPNSQTNPIPPPTKIPLDFYRRSDPVLIARDLLGKHLYTNIDGVLTGGRIVETEAYAHINDQACHSHLGRYTARTKIMYEAGGVAYVYLVYGRYALFNIITNEVGKADAVLIRGLEPLEGIPEMLLRRGTLKYQRNLTGGPGLLTQALGISTQHYGTDLSGDTIWLEDHHEVIADDQVVASPRVGIDYAGFDAALPWRFRIKASKWTSPAR, encoded by the coding sequence ATGATTACGAATCCTACCCCCAATTCTCAAACAAACCCCATCCCCCCGCCCACGAAGATCCCACTAGATTTCTACCGTCGCTCCGACCCGGTGCTCATAGCCCGCGACCTGCTTGGCAAGCACCTCTACACCAACATCGACGGGGTATTAACGGGTGGGCGCATTGTAGAAACCGAGGCATACGCTCACATCAACGACCAAGCTTGCCACTCGCATTTGGGGCGTTACACAGCTCGCACGAAAATCATGTATGAGGCAGGTGGTGTAGCGTATGTATACCTCGTGTATGGCCGCTATGCCTTGTTTAACATTATCACCAACGAAGTTGGTAAAGCCGATGCCGTGCTGATTCGGGGATTAGAGCCATTGGAAGGCATACCTGAGATGCTACTCCGTCGGGGCACCCTCAAATATCAACGTAACCTAACCGGTGGCCCTGGCTTGCTTACCCAAGCCTTAGGTATTAGCACCCAGCACTACGGCACCGACCTTTCCGGTGATACTATTTGGCTGGAAGATCATCACGAAGTTATTGCTGATGATCAGGTTGTGGCCAGCCCCCGCGTCGGGATAGACTATGCGGGCTTTGATGCAGCGCTGCCGTGGCGATTCCGTATCAAGGCCAGCAAATGGACTAGTCCGGCCCGGTGA
- a CDS encoding class I SAM-dependent methyltransferase: protein MEFPLPEAARRYVAKHLYDDPAQLALQARRYPSLPVPELVRQIQARQKARSKVPAWADNPDLIFPPTLSVEQASSARTAAFKASLVNGQRLVDLTGGFGVDVSYFAEQIPEVHYVERNAALADVVRYNLTHLGVTNVQFHTADAVNFLRNTPDTFDWIYLDPARRDTASRKIFKLQDCEPDVLRLLPLLLHKGRRVLLKTSPMLDIEQALQELRQVRRLWVVAVDNDCKEVLYELGPEAAVDPERYTINLLRTGEQQEFRLNRAREARAVSRYAEPQDYLYEPNVAILKAGGFRSIGTAFEFLKLHQHSHLYTSDTLRPEFPGRIFRIRAVERYDATAIKAHLGPEARAHVTTRNFPDTVADFRHRTGIREGGETYLFATTNLEGKLMVLVCEKL, encoded by the coding sequence ATGGAATTTCCGTTGCCCGAGGCGGCGCGTCGGTACGTTGCGAAGCACCTGTACGATGACCCCGCCCAATTGGCTTTGCAAGCCCGCCGTTATCCCAGTCTGCCTGTTCCGGAACTGGTTCGTCAAATTCAGGCCCGTCAGAAGGCGCGCTCGAAAGTGCCCGCTTGGGCCGATAATCCCGACCTCATTTTTCCGCCTACTTTGTCGGTGGAGCAGGCTTCATCGGCGCGTACTGCGGCGTTTAAAGCTTCTTTGGTTAATGGTCAGCGCTTAGTAGATCTGACAGGGGGCTTTGGCGTAGACGTGTCGTACTTTGCTGAGCAGATACCCGAAGTGCATTATGTAGAGCGCAATGCCGCTTTAGCTGATGTAGTGCGCTACAACCTGACGCATTTAGGCGTCACCAATGTGCAGTTTCACACTGCCGACGCGGTGAACTTTTTGCGCAATACGCCGGATACTTTCGACTGGATTTATTTGGACCCGGCGCGGCGTGATACCGCATCCCGCAAGATTTTTAAGCTGCAGGACTGTGAGCCCGATGTGTTGCGCTTACTGCCATTGCTGCTACACAAGGGGCGCCGCGTATTGCTGAAAACGTCGCCTATGCTTGATATCGAGCAGGCTTTGCAGGAACTACGGCAGGTACGCCGCCTGTGGGTGGTAGCCGTCGACAATGACTGCAAAGAAGTGTTGTATGAGTTAGGCCCGGAAGCAGCCGTAGACCCAGAGCGGTACACAATAAATCTGCTTCGCACGGGTGAGCAACAGGAATTTCGGCTGAATCGGGCGCGTGAAGCTCGTGCAGTATCCCGCTACGCCGAGCCGCAAGACTATCTGTATGAGCCGAACGTAGCGATACTGAAAGCGGGAGGATTCCGCAGCATTGGTACCGCCTTCGAGTTTCTCAAACTACACCAACACAGCCACCTTTACACCTCCGATACATTACGCCCCGAGTTTCCGGGCCGGATCTTCCGTATTCGGGCGGTAGAGCGCTACGATGCAACAGCCATAAAAGCACACCTTGGTCCCGAGGCCCGTGCCCACGTCACTACCCGCAATTTCCCAGATACCGTTGCCGATTTCCGCCATCGTACTGGAATCCGAGAGGGTGGTGAGACTTACTTATTCGCTACCACGAATTTAGAAGGCAAATTAATGGTGCTGGTTTGCGAGAAGCTGTAG